One window from the genome of Halodesulfovibrio sp. MK-HDV encodes:
- a CDS encoding amino acid ABC transporter substrate-binding protein, whose protein sequence is MRTTRTLALVLAFVLTASCALASTLEDVTKRGYLKCGTHIENPGFSALDSSGKRLGFDVDFCRAVGAATNVNVKYTPLTSKERLPALQSGEIDLLSRTTTQTMSRDTNLGLDFTVVTLYDGQGLMVRKELGITKASELDGATICLQTGSTTELNVADYFRKHNMKFTPVVFDKQPDVRKAYDTGRCDVHTTDVSGLAAQRSLMENPEEHIILPELISKEPLAPVVRHGDNQWGDIVRWTIWLTMAADEKRHYC, encoded by the coding sequence ATGCGTACAACACGCACTCTTGCTCTCGTTCTTGCTTTTGTTCTCACTGCTTCATGCGCACTTGCGTCTACTCTTGAAGACGTAACTAAGCGTGGCTACCTTAAGTGTGGTACTCACATTGAAAACCCGGGCTTCTCCGCACTGGATAGCTCCGGTAAGCGTCTTGGCTTTGACGTTGATTTCTGCCGTGCTGTTGGCGCAGCAACCAACGTTAATGTAAAGTACACACCGCTCACCTCCAAAGAGCGCCTTCCTGCCCTTCAGTCCGGCGAAATTGACCTGCTTTCCCGTACAACTACTCAGACCATGAGCCGCGATACTAACCTTGGTCTCGATTTCACCGTTGTTACTTTGTACGATGGTCAGGGCCTTATGGTTCGTAAAGAGCTCGGCATCACCAAAGCAAGCGAACTCGACGGCGCTACCATCTGCCTGCAGACTGGTTCCACTACAGAACTCAACGTTGCTGACTACTTCCGTAAGCACAACATGAAATTTACTCCGGTTGTTTTCGACAAACAGCCAGACGTTCGTAAAGCATACGACACCGGTCGTTGTGACGTGCATACAACCGACGTTTCCGGTCTTGCTGCACAGCGCTCCCTTATGGAAAATCCTGAAGAACACATCATTCTTCCAGAACTCATTTCCAAAGAGCCTCTTGCTCCTGTAGTACGCCACGGCGACAACCAGTGGGGCGACATTGTTCGTTGGACCATCTGGCTCACCATGGCTGCTGACGAAAAAAGGCATTACTGCTGA
- a CDS encoding aldose epimerase family protein has protein sequence MKVTIDSFGITPSGEIIERYTLDNGKGITVDLITYGATILKIATPDCGGNRSDITIGFDSIEDYLKKNHHFGSIVGRYANRIEGASFRLGGTTYHLEQNNGKNHIHGGSRGFDKYVWSAHVIEHEESASVVMQHISPDGDMGFPGTVSVQIAYTLDTMDTLTIDYSAFTDAPTVLNLTNHTYFNLSGNIGSPISDHVITVHADDYLPINEEGIPTPEAPQPVEDTVMDLTLPSVIGDKLYEKDPQLIFAGGFDHTYVLSKDHDKIVRLAAMLTHPDSGRSISIATSEPGIHVYTANSLDGKTKYRDGIVVPKHGAIAFETQHFPNSPNRPDFPTTVLTPEHTYTQKTKFTFNKVITTCNVK, from the coding sequence ATGAAGGTAACAATTGATTCTTTTGGGATTACCCCCTCTGGAGAGATCATAGAGCGGTATACTCTTGATAACGGCAAGGGGATAACCGTAGACTTAATTACATACGGTGCGACCATCTTAAAGATAGCAACTCCTGACTGCGGGGGAAATAGAAGTGACATTACAATAGGGTTTGATTCGATAGAAGATTACCTGAAAAAGAACCACCACTTTGGCTCAATTGTTGGCAGATATGCGAATAGAATTGAAGGTGCATCCTTCCGGCTTGGGGGAACAACCTATCATCTCGAGCAGAACAACGGGAAAAACCATATCCATGGCGGATCTCGAGGGTTTGATAAATATGTCTGGAGCGCTCATGTTATTGAGCATGAAGAAAGTGCTTCCGTCGTCATGCAGCACATTTCTCCTGATGGAGACATGGGATTTCCGGGCACGGTTTCTGTACAGATTGCCTACACTTTGGACACAATGGACACCCTAACCATTGATTATTCAGCATTCACAGATGCACCTACAGTACTCAATCTGACAAACCATACCTACTTCAACCTATCCGGCAACATTGGCTCTCCCATTTCAGACCACGTCATAACCGTCCATGCTGATGATTATCTTCCTATAAATGAAGAAGGCATCCCGACTCCCGAAGCTCCGCAACCAGTTGAAGATACGGTAATGGATCTGACACTCCCTAGTGTCATTGGCGACAAGCTCTACGAAAAAGATCCGCAGCTCATTTTTGCAGGTGGATTTGATCACACATATGTTCTTTCAAAAGATCACGATAAAATAGTACGGTTGGCGGCAATGCTCACACACCCTGATTCAGGGCGCAGCATCAGCATTGCGACTTCAGAACCGGGAATTCATGTGTACACAGCCAACAGTCTGGATGGTAAAACAAAATACCGTGATGGAATTGTGGTTCCAAAACACGGAGCTATTGCATTTGAAACGCAGCACTTTCCTAACTCACCTAACAGACCAGATTTTCCTACAACAGTACTGACACCAGAGCATACGTATACGCAGAAAACTAAATTCACTTTTAATAAAGTCATTACCACCTGCAATGTTAAATAA
- a CDS encoding amino acid ABC transporter permease, which translates to MSQHAHENARVPFWRNPQIRAWLYQSIMLGGLLWVAFIMYQNTLANLEKRGIGSGFGFLQNEAGFNIGETPPIPVLQGGFLWFIAALIVGLFASRAIAVWLKKKGTAITASDKTVFAVITLVGIIPVLVLFLGSDSIAFTRYTESSSYVTALLTGFANTIKITILGCIFSTILGLIIALGRLSPNWLISKLCSWYVELNRNLPVLLQLFFWYFIVLQQLPSVRQSIDVGGWLILNNRGLFLPAPIAQSGAWPFCLAIGAALIGIYFICRRSMRLLNERGTPGKIVLPSIALLIGLPALVWLIAGTPFTLEYPELKGFNYRGGIDFTPEFTALLVGLTVYVSAFNAEIIRSGIQAVSNGQREAARAIALKERHVMRLVILPQAMRIIVPPMTSEYLAIAKNSSLAVAIGYPDFVSVGGTILNQSGQAVEIVGIWMGVYLSLSLVISLGMNWYNAKIKLVER; encoded by the coding sequence ATGTCACAACACGCACACGAAAATGCTCGCGTACCTTTCTGGCGAAACCCACAGATTCGTGCATGGTTATACCAAAGTATCATGCTCGGGGGCTTGTTATGGGTTGCGTTCATCATGTATCAAAATACATTGGCGAACCTTGAAAAACGCGGCATCGGTTCCGGCTTCGGATTCTTACAGAACGAAGCGGGTTTCAACATCGGCGAGACTCCTCCGATCCCTGTTCTTCAGGGCGGATTCCTCTGGTTTATTGCTGCTCTTATTGTAGGACTGTTTGCGTCACGAGCAATCGCAGTCTGGCTTAAGAAAAAAGGCACCGCCATTACCGCAAGTGACAAAACTGTTTTTGCCGTCATAACACTCGTCGGCATTATTCCGGTTCTTGTCCTCTTCCTTGGCAGCGACTCCATCGCTTTTACTCGTTACACTGAATCCTCCAGCTACGTAACAGCCCTTCTTACCGGTTTTGCAAACACCATTAAGATAACAATTCTTGGCTGCATTTTTTCTACAATCCTCGGATTAATTATTGCGCTCGGTAGACTTTCCCCTAACTGGCTCATTAGTAAACTATGCAGCTGGTATGTAGAATTAAACCGAAACCTGCCAGTGTTGTTGCAACTGTTCTTCTGGTATTTCATCGTACTGCAGCAGCTGCCTTCCGTGCGACAATCCATCGATGTAGGCGGCTGGTTAATTCTTAACAATCGCGGTCTATTTTTACCCGCACCAATAGCCCAGTCCGGTGCATGGCCTTTCTGCCTTGCTATCGGCGCTGCCCTTATCGGAATTTATTTCATCTGCCGCCGCTCAATGCGACTGCTGAACGAACGTGGCACTCCGGGTAAGATTGTATTGCCCTCTATTGCCTTACTGATCGGCCTGCCCGCACTTGTGTGGCTTATCGCGGGAACTCCTTTCACACTGGAATACCCAGAACTCAAAGGATTCAACTACCGTGGCGGCATCGATTTTACACCTGAATTCACTGCACTGCTTGTAGGCCTAACCGTGTATGTTTCTGCTTTTAACGCAGAAATTATCCGCTCCGGCATTCAGGCCGTTTCCAACGGTCAACGAGAAGCTGCCCGTGCAATTGCCCTTAAAGAGCGCCATGTAATGCGTCTTGTTATCCTGCCGCAAGCCATGCGCATTATTGTACCGCCAATGACCAGTGAATACCTTGCTATCGCAAAAAACAGTTCTCTAGCTGTTGCCATCGGTTACCCTGATTTTGTCAGCGTCGGCGGCACAATTCTCAACCAGTCCGGTCAGGCTGTAGAAATTGTAGGCATATGGATGGGCGTATACCTATCCTTATCCCTCGTCATTTCTCTTGGTATGAACTGGTATAACGCCAAAATAAAACTTGTGGAGCGGTAA
- a CDS encoding iron-containing alcohol dehydrogenase: MAVREQVNGFYIPSVTLLGIGAHKEIPAKIRTLGGKKPLLVTDKGITAVGMTQQIVDLLASEDMECVVFDETIPNPTDTNVHDGVDVYRKSGCDSLITLGGGSAHDCGKGVGLVVANGGKIHDYEGVDKSTKPMPPYVAVNTTAGTASEMTRFCIITDTSRKVKMAIVDWRVTPTIALDDPMLMVGMPPSLTAATGMDALTHAVEAYVSTAATPLTDACAEKAIKLIAIHLRAAVANGQDIEARDGMCYAQYLAGMAFNNASLGHVHAMAHQLGGFYDLPHGECNAILLPHVEEFNLIAKMDRFADMAVWMGENIDGLSDREAAQKCLKAIRELSSDVGIPKGLKALGERYGKKVSSADIPTMTANAQKDACGLTNPRCPTDQDVMEIYEAAM; this comes from the coding sequence ATGGCTGTACGTGAACAAGTGAATGGATTCTATATTCCAAGTGTTACCTTATTAGGTATTGGCGCTCATAAAGAAATTCCTGCAAAAATTCGTACGTTAGGCGGCAAAAAGCCTCTCTTAGTTACAGATAAAGGGATTACAGCTGTCGGTATGACGCAGCAAATCGTCGATTTGCTTGCTTCAGAAGATATGGAATGTGTAGTTTTTGACGAAACAATTCCAAACCCAACAGACACAAACGTTCATGACGGCGTTGATGTATATCGTAAATCAGGTTGTGATTCTCTTATTACCCTTGGTGGTGGTAGTGCTCATGATTGTGGTAAAGGTGTAGGCCTTGTTGTTGCAAATGGTGGTAAAATTCATGACTACGAGGGCGTAGATAAATCTACTAAACCAATGCCTCCATATGTAGCGGTTAACACTACAGCTGGTACAGCATCAGAAATGACTCGTTTCTGCATTATCACTGATACCTCCCGTAAAGTTAAAATGGCTATCGTTGACTGGCGTGTAACTCCTACCATTGCTTTGGATGACCCAATGCTTATGGTTGGTATGCCACCATCACTTACTGCTGCAACAGGTATGGACGCTTTGACTCACGCTGTTGAAGCATACGTTTCTACTGCCGCAACTCCACTTACAGATGCATGTGCAGAAAAAGCAATTAAACTTATTGCTATACATCTTCGCGCTGCTGTTGCAAACGGTCAGGACATCGAAGCCCGTGACGGCATGTGTTACGCTCAGTACCTTGCAGGCATGGCGTTCAACAACGCAAGCCTTGGTCATGTTCACGCAATGGCTCACCAGCTTGGTGGTTTCTACGATCTTCCACACGGCGAGTGCAATGCTATCCTTCTGCCACACGTTGAAGAATTCAACTTGATTGCTAAGATGGATCGTTTTGCAGATATGGCTGTTTGGATGGGCGAAAATATTGATGGTCTCAGTGATCGCGAAGCTGCTCAGAAGTGCTTGAAAGCTATCCGTGAACTTTCTTCAGATGTAGGTATCCCTAAAGGCTTAAAAGCTCTTGGCGAACGTTACGGTAAGAAAGTAAGTTCAGCTGATATTCCAACAATGACTGCCAACGCACAGAAAGATGCTTGCGGTCTCACTAACCCTCGCTGTCCTACCGATCAGGATGTAATGGAAATTTACGAAGCAGCTATGTAA